A window of the Cucurbita pepo subsp. pepo cultivar mu-cu-16 chromosome LG01, ASM280686v2, whole genome shotgun sequence genome harbors these coding sequences:
- the LOC111803689 gene encoding probable inactive leucine-rich repeat receptor-like protein kinase At3g03770: protein MGSLQLYLIVSLSWAFFFLYTHQLQSSQTQILLQIRKHLEYPSSLEVMNTFDGDLCNVSPSREMTIACQNNVVTELRIMGDKFVKFRGFNGVPIPNQTLSERFSIGSFVTTLSRLSSLRVLSLISLGIWGPLPEKIHRLSSLEFLDLSSNFIFGQIPPKISTMVQLYSMVLDGNYFNDTVPDWLDSLTNLTFLSLKRNRLTGQFPSSLCRIRTLADVSLSHNEISGELPDLSALTNLNVLDMRDNKLNSVLPVMPKGLVTLLLSKNALSGEIPKHFGRMAQLQHLDLSSNQLTRSPPPFLFNLPNITYLNLASNKMSGSLPNPLRCSTKLGYVDISDNKLTGALPTCLGSSSDKRVVKFGGNCFSSDLQHQHEASFCAESLTETGKSRRIEKLLIVAAFVSGAIILIVLLPFGLIFLYRRLCKRTVQELSVPPKVVQENSPAAVPSELLASARFISQAMKLGAQTVPMCRSFSFQELKDATKDFDKSMLLGEGSIGKLYRGKLENGTLVAVRCLPLSKKYSVQNLKVRLDVLSKLHHPHLVGLFGHCIEGDGHDYSTVKQVVLLVYEYVPTGNYRTLLTETYPEKVLKWSDRLTILIGVAKAIHFLHTGVIPGSFNNRLKTNNILLDEHRIPKLSDYGTSIITEEIEKHEAKGEGTKSRKNLEDDVYNFGYILLESLVGPIVTGREETFLLNDMASFGSTDGRRRIVDPVVLTTCSQESLSRVISITKKCISTDVLSRPSFEDVLWNLQYAAQVQASTDAEQKADSIS, encoded by the exons ATGGGTTCTCTGCAACTTTACCTTATTGTCAGTCTTTCATGggcttttttctttctctataCCCATCAGCTACAATCCTCTCAGACCCAAATCCTGTTGCAGATCAGGAAACATTTGGAGTACCCTTCTTCCTTGGAAGTTATGAACACTTTCGATGGTGACCTCTGTAATGTTTCCCCATCTCGAGAGATGACCATTGCGTGCCAGAACAATGTAGTGACTGAACTCAGAATTATGGGGGATAAGTTTGTCAAATTTAGAGGGTTCAATGGGGTTCCAATTCCAAATCAAACTCTATCTGAGAGATTTTCCATAGGTTCCTTCGTTACCACATTGTCAAGGTTAAGTAGCTTGCGGGTTCTTAGCTTAATTTCTTTGGGAATTTGGGGGCCACTTCCTGAAAAAATTCATCGCCTCTCCTCTCTTGAGTTCTTGGATTTGAGctcaaatttcatatttggTCAAATCCCACCTAAAATTTCTACCATGGTTCAACTCTATTCAATGGTTCTCGATGGTAATTACTTCAATGATACAGTCCCGGATTGGCTTGACTCCTTAACGAACCTTACCTTTTTGAGCTTGAAAAGAAATAGACTCACCGGTCAATTTCCCTCTTCATTATGCAGAATTAGAACACTAGCCGACGTTTCTCTGTCTCACAATGAAATTTCTGGGGAATTGCCCGACTTGAGTGCTTTGACCAATTTGAATGTGTTGGACATGAGAGACAATAAGTTAAACTCTGTTCTTCCAGTCATGCCAAAAGGACTAGTTACACTTCTACTTAGCAAGAATGCGTTATCTGGCGAAATTCCTAAGCACTTTGGTCGGATGGCTCAGCTTCAACATCTTGATCTATCATCCAATCAACTGACGAGGTCACCACCTCCTTTCTTGTTCAATTTGCCAAACATTACATACCTTAATTTAGCTTCAAATAAGATGAGTGGATCCCTTCCAAATCCTCTAAGGTGCAGTACAAAACTTGGGTATGTTGATATTTCAGACAACAAGTTAACTGGTGCTCTTCCCACTTGTTTGGGAAGTTCTTCAGACAAGAGAGTGGTTAAATTTGGTGGgaattgtttttcttctgaTTTGCAACATCAGCATGAAGCATCATTTTGTGCAGAATCCCTTACAGAGACCGGAAAATCTAGAAGAATAGAAAAACTGTTGATTGTTGCTGCCTTCGTCAGTGGAGCTATAATTCTTATCGTGCTTTTACCCTTTGGACTTATCTTTCTGTACCGAAGGCTCTGTAAAAGAACAGTACAAGAACTGTCGGTACCGCCAAAAGTTGTACAAGAAAATTCACCTGCTGCAGTTCCATCTGAGCTATTAGCAAGTGCCA GGTTCATTTCTCAAGCTATGAAGCTAGGTGCCCAGACGGTTCCAATGTGTcgatcattttcttttcaagagCTAAAGGATGCTACAAAAGACTTTGATAAATCAATGCTCTTGGGAGAGGGTTCTATAGGAAAG ctCTATAGAGGAAAACTGGAAAATGGGACTCTTGTTGCTGTAAGGTGCTTACCTTTATCCAAGAAATATTCAGTACAAAACCTTAAAGTTCGGCTGGATGTTCTTTCGAAGCTTCACCACCCCCATTTAGTTGGCCTCTTTGGTCACTGTATTGAGGGAGACGGACATGACTACTCAACTGTCAAGCAAGTTGTTCTTCTTGTATACGAATACGTGCCAACTGGGAATTACCGCACTCTTTTGACAG AAACTTATCCAGAGAAGGTCTTGAAGTGGTCAGATAGGTTGACAATTTTGATTGGAGTTGCCAAGGCCATTCACTTTCTGCATACAGGGGTCATTCCTGGTTCGTTCAATAATCGtttgaaaacaaacaatatatTGCTTGATGAACACCGAATTCCAAAGCTTAGTGACTATGGCACATCGATTATCAccgaagaaattgaaaaacatgAG GCAAAGGGAGAAGGCACAAAATCAAG GAAAAACTTGGAGGATGATGTTTACAATTTTGGATATATATTACTGGAATCACTTGTTGGGCCTATAGTAACTGGAAGAgaagaaacatttcttctaaatgacatg GCATCCTTCGGCAGCACGGATGGGCGGAGACGAATTGTGGATCCAGTCGTGTTGACCACCTGCTCCCAAGAGTCCTTATCAAGAGTTATATCTATCACAAAGAAATGCATATCGACCGACGTATTGTCTCGGCCCTCGTTCGAGGATGTGCTGTGGAACTTGCAGTATGCTGCTCAAGTCCAGGCCTCTACTGATGCGGAGCAAAAGGCTGATTCCATATCTTAG
- the LOC111803676 gene encoding putative calcium-binding protein CML19: MDKIALYEKVFKQVDGDGDGNLSLPELQRCMAVVGGSLTLEEAEKVVENLDSDGDGLVSWAEFVAFMEGVGEEEKVSDLMEAFRMYEMDGCGFITTKSLKRMLSRLGESRSIEECKKMIAKFDLNSDGVLNFDEFKFMMS, from the coding sequence ATGGACAAAATCGCATTGTACGAGAAGGTGTTCAAGCAGGTCGACGGCGACGGTGACGGGAATCTATCTCTCCCGGAGTTGCAGCGGTGCATGGCGGTCGTCGGGGGTAGCTTGACACTCGAGGAGGCGGAGAAAGTGGTGGAGAATTTGGATTCCGACGGCGATGGGTTGGTGAGCTGGGCTGAATTTGTTGCGTTTATGGAAGGAGTaggagaggaagagaaagtGAGTGATTTGATGGAGGCGTTCAGAATGTATGAAATGGATGGCTGTGGATTCATAACCACTAAGAGCTTGAAGAGGATGCTGAGTAGGCTTGGGGAATCCAGGAGCATCGAGGAATGCAAGAAAATGATAGCTAAATTTGATCTCAATTCTGATGGTGTTCTTAACTTTGATGAGTTTAAGTTCATGATGTCCtga
- the LOC111803660 gene encoding protein LYK2 isoform X1, which produces MPPSGSERDKSPSIFNWFVLLWKLCFLEMAIVISVLLLRALILFIWLVSSAFGERSLSCDSTSPDAFGFHCNGNEALVQCGTFAVLFANSQFSSLFNLSFYLGINQFAIAEINGFSADTELLPLNQPLLIPIECKCNGSFFQAGLTKTAIKGESFYSIAESLEGLTSCRAIKEKNMGVSPWGLGDSARLLIPMRCGCPSSYAGGGPKPRLLISYPVRQGDTLSNLATNFNTTPESIISANSRSLATFKPERLEPFSTLLIPVNGEPILGSLVKPHRPDLRSPSTSIPSINSRKNTAKMVHFGVYIALGGVILGVSIAAMACFLVIKLKKNKQKKTQKSYERGEMELQQLSLSIRTASDKKFSFEGSQDTFDSHLLESNASKMLIAMYTVEEIRRATENFNTSNQIEGSMYQGRLNGKNMAIKRTENETVSKIEFSLLHDIKHPSILRLLGICLTEDPDSFLVFEYAKNGSLKDWLHGGLAMKNQFITSCYCFLTWSQRLRICLDVAAGLQHMHHVMKPVYVHRNVKSRNIFLDEDFNAKIGNFGMARCVQNEIEDPKFCSSNPASWSLGYLAPEYIHQGIISPTIDIFAYGVVLLEVLSGKTPITKPNAKGEGSVWLTEKIKAIMESDNAADELREWMDSALGDSYALDAAFKLAKLARSCVEEDHSLRPSAAEVFDRLSRLVEELPEGDQSVSCESSTKPLVKGLQASETNP; this is translated from the exons ATGCCCCCTTCTGGATCCGAGAGGGATAAATCCCCTTCAATTTTTAACTGGTTTGTGCTTTTGTGGAAGCTTTGTTTCTTGGAAATGGCTATTGTTATCAGCGTGCTGTTGTTGAGAGCTCTTATCTTGTTCATCTGGTTGGTTTCCTCTGCATTTGGAGAGAGATCGTTGAGCTGTGATTCCACGTCGCCTGATGCCTTCGGCTTCCATTGCAATGGAAACGAGGCTCTGGTGCAGTGCGGAACATTTGCAGTTCTTTTCGCGAACTCGCAGTTTTCGTCTCTCTTTAACCTCAGCTTTTACTTGGGGATCAACCAATTTGCCATTGCTGAAATCAATGGCTTCTCTGCTGACACAGAGTTGCTTCCTTTAAACCAGCCTTTGCTGATACCCATTGAGTGTAAGTGCAATGGCAGCTTCTTCCAAGCTGGGTTGACAAAAACTGCCATTAAAGGAGAGAGCTTTTACAGTATTGCTGAATCACTGGAGGGGTTAACAAGTTGCAGAGCAATAAAGGAGAAGAATATGGGGGTGTCGCCGTGGGGTCTCGGTGACTCCGCTCGGTTACTGATACCAATGAGATGTGGCTGTCCATCTTCCTATGCAGGTGGTGGTCCAAAGCCAAGGCTCTTGATTTCCTACCCTGTGAGACAAGGTGACACACTTTCCAATTTAGCTACAAACTTCAATACAACTCCTGAATCTATTATATCTGCTAATAGCAGATCCTTAGCTACCTTCAAACCAGAAAGGCTTGAACCGTTTTCAACCCTTCTGATTCCGGTGAATGGTGAGCCGATCCTCGGTTCTTTGGTGAAACCGCATCGGCCCGATTTACGTTCTCCTTCCACCAGCATCCCCTCAATCAACTCACGCAAGAATACAGCAAAAATGGTGCATTTTGGTGTTTAC ATTGCACTTGGTGGTGTCATACTTGGGGTGAGCATTGCTGCAATGGCATGCTTTTTGGTAATCAAGCTGAAGAAAAACAAGCAGAAGAAGACACAGAAGTCATATGAAAGAGGTGAAATGGAGCTACAACAGCTTAGTCTCAGTATTAGAACGGCAAGCGACAAGAAATTCTCTTTTGAGGGATCTCAAGACACTTTTGATAGTCACCTCCTGGAATCAAATGCAAGCAAGATGCTCATTGCGATGTACACAGTTGAGGAGATCAGGAGAGCGACCGAGAATTTCAATACGAGTAATCAGATAGAGGGATCGATGTATCAAGGACGTCTCAACGGGAAGAACATGGCGATCAAGAGGACGGAGAACGAAACCGTCTCCAAGATTGAGTTTAGCCTTTTACATGATATCAAACATCCTAGCATATTGAGGCTTTTGGGAATATGTTTAACCGAGGATCCTGATTCGTTTCTGGTTTTCGAGTATGCAAAAAATGGATCGTTGAAGGACTGGCTTCACGGTGGATTGGCAATGAAAAACCAGTTCATCACCTCTTGCTATTGCTTCTTAACATGGAGTCAGAGACTGCGGATCTGTCTGGACGTCGCAGCCGGGCTACAGCATATGCACCACGTTATGAAACCGGTTTACGTTCACCGCAACGTAAAGAGCAGAAACATTTTCTTAGATGAGGATTTCAATGCAAAGATTGGGAATTTTGGAATGGCAAGATGTGTTCAAAATGAGATTGAAGACCCCAAATTCTGTTCTTCCAATCCAGCCTCTTGGAGCTTGGGTTATTTGGCTCCTGAGTACATTCACCAAGGTATAATTTCCCCAACCATTGATATATTTGCTTATGGGGTTGTTCTGTTGGAGGTTTTGTCTGGTAAAACACCAATAACAAAGCCAAATGCCAAAGGAGAAGGCAGTGTATGGCTAACAGAGAAGATCAAGGCCATCATGGAATCAGATAATGCAGCAGATGAACTGAGGGAATGGATGGACAGTGCATTGGGGGATAGCTATGCACTTGATGCTGCTTTCAAATTGGCAAAACTTGCCAGATCTTGTGTCGAGGAAGACCATTCGTTGCGTCCGAGCGCAGCAGAAGTTTTCGACAGGTTATCGAGATTGGTCGAAGAATTGCCCGAAGGCGATCAGAGCGTAAGCTGCGAAAGCTCCACAAAGCCTCTTGTGAAGGGGCTGCAGGCTTCTGAAACAAATCCATAA
- the LOC111803660 gene encoding protein LYK2 isoform X2: MPPSGSERDKSPSIFNWFVLLWKLCFLEMAIVISVLLLRALILFIWLVSSAFGERSLSCDSTSPDAFGFHCNGNEALVQCGTFAVLFANSQFSSLFNLSFYLGINQFAIAEINGFSADTELLPLNQPLLIPIECKCNGSFFQAGLTKTAIKGESFYSIAESLEGLTSCRAIKEKNMGVSPWGLGDSARLLIPMRCGCPSSYAGGGPKPRLLISYPVRQGDTLSNLATNFNTTPESIISANSRSLATFKPERLEPFSTLLIPVNGEPILGSLAKPHRPDLRSPSTSIPSINSHKNTAKMVHFGVYIALGGVILGVSIAAMACFLVIKLKKNKQKKTQKSYERGEMELQQLSLSIRTASDKKFSFEGSQDTFDSHLLESNASKMLIAMYTVEEIRRATENFNTSNQIEGSMYQGRLNGKNMAIKRTENETVSKIEFSLLHDIKHPSILRLLGICLTEDPDSFLVFEYAKNGSLKDWLHGGLAMKNQFITSCYCFLTWSQRLRICLDVAAGLQHMHHVMKPVYVHRNVKSRNIFLDEDFNAKIGNFGMARCVQNEIEDPKFCSSNPASWSLGYLAPEYIHQGIISPTIDIFAYGVVLLEVLSGKTPITKPNAKGEGSVWLTEKIKAIMESDNAADELREWMDSALGDSYALDAAFKLAKLARSCVEEDHSLRPSAAEVFDRLSRLVEELPEGDQSVSCESSTKPLVKGLQASETNP; encoded by the exons ATGCCCCCTTCTGGATCCGAGAGGGATAAATCCCCTTCAATTTTTAACTGGTTTGTGCTTTTGTGGAAGCTTTGTTTCTTGGAAATGGCTATTGTTATCAGCGTGCTGTTGTTGAGAGCTCTTATCTTGTTCATCTGGTTGGTTTCCTCTGCATTTGGAGAGAGATCGTTGAGCTGTGATTCCACGTCGCCTGATGCCTTCGGCTTCCATTGCAATGGAAACGAGGCTCTGGTGCAGTGCGGAACATTTGCAGTTCTTTTCGCGAACTCGCAGTTTTCGTCTCTCTTTAACCTCAGCTTTTACTTGGGGATCAACCAATTTGCCATTGCTGAAATCAATGGCTTCTCTGCTGACACAGAGTTGCTTCCTTTAAACCAGCCTTTGCTGATACCCATTGAGTGTAAGTGCAATGGCAGCTTCTTCCAAGCTGGGTTGACAAAAACTGCCATTAAAGGAGAGAGCTTTTACAGTATTGCTGAATCACTGGAGGGGTTAACAAGTTGCAGAGCAATAAAGGAGAAGAATATGGGGGTGTCGCCGTGGGGTCTCGGTGACTCCGCTCGGTTACTGATACCAATGAGATGTGGCTGTCCATCTTCCTATGCAGGTGGTGGTCCAAAGCCAAGGCTCTTGATTTCCTACCCTGTGAGACAAGGTGACACACTTTCCAATTTAGCTACAAACTTCAATACAACTCCTGAATCTATTATATCTGCTAATAGCAGATCCTTAGCTACCTTCAAACCAGAAAGGCTTGAACCGTTTTCAACCCTTCTGATTCCGGTGAATGGTGAGCCGATCCTCGGTTCTTTGG CGAAACCGCATCGGCCCGATTTGCGTTCTCCTTCCACCAGCATCCCCTCAATCAACTCACACAAGAATACAGCAAAAATGGTGCATTTTGGTGTTTACATTGCACTTGGTGGTGTCATACTTGGGGTGAGCATTGCTGCAATGGCATGCTTTTTGGTAATCAAGCTGAAGAAAAACAAGCAGAAGAAGACACAGAAGTCATATGAAAGAGGTGAAATGGAGCTACAACAGCTTAGTCTCAGTATTAGAACGGCAAGCGACAAGAAATTCTCTTTTGAGGGATCTCAAGACACTTTTGATAGTCACCTCCTGGAATCAAATGCAAGCAAGATGCTCATTGCGATGTACACAGTTGAGGAGATCAGGAGAGCGACCGAGAATTTCAATACGAGTAATCAGATAGAGGGATCGATGTATCAAGGACGTCTCAACGGGAAGAACATGGCGATCAAGAGGACGGAGAACGAAACCGTCTCCAAGATTGAGTTTAGCCTTTTACATGATATCAAACATCCTAGCATATTGAGGCTTTTGGGAATATGTTTAACCGAGGATCCTGATTCGTTTCTGGTTTTCGAGTATGCAAAAAATGGATCGTTGAAGGACTGGCTTCACGGTGGATTGGCAATGAAAAACCAGTTCATCACCTCTTGCTATTGCTTCTTAACATGGAGTCAGAGACTGCGGATCTGTCTGGACGTCGCAGCCGGGCTACAGCATATGCACCACGTTATGAAACCGGTTTACGTTCACCGCAACGTAAAGAGCAGAAACATTTTCTTAGATGAGGATTTCAATGCAAAGATTGGGAATTTTGGAATGGCAAGATGTGTTCAAAATGAGATTGAAGACCCCAAATTCTGTTCTTCCAATCCAGCCTCTTGGAGCTTGGGTTATTTGGCTCCTGAGTACATTCACCAAGGTATAATTTCCCCAACCATTGATATATTTGCTTATGGGGTTGTTCTGTTGGAGGTTTTGTCTGGTAAAACACCAATAACAAAGCCAAATGCCAAAGGAGAAGGCAGTGTATGGCTAACAGAGAAGATCAAGGCCATCATGGAATCAGATAATGCAGCAGATGAACTGAGGGAATGGATGGACAGTGCATTGGGGGATAGCTATGCACTTGATGCTGCTTTCAAATTGGCAAAACTTGCCAGATCTTGTGTCGAGGAAGACCATTCGTTGCGTCCGAGCGCAGCAGAAGTTTTCGACAGGTTATCGAGATTGGTCGAAGAATTGCCCGAAGGCGATCAGAGCGTAAGCTGCGAAAGCTCCACAAAGCCTCTTGTGAAGGGGCTGCAGGCTTCTGAAACAAATCCATAA